A window from Candidatus Omnitrophota bacterium encodes these proteins:
- the tadA gene encoding tRNA adenosine(34) deaminase TadA produces the protein MRQAIRQAEMAFEADEVPVGAVAVYKNKIIAKAHNQMRTLKDPTAHAEMIAITQAANYLQAERLLDVDFYVTLEPCAMCAGAMVWARIHRLVYGAADLKAGACGSVLNLLQHPELNHRVELVPAICAEECGALMTEFFRQKRVEDLGRNN, from the coding sequence ATGAGGCAGGCGATCCGGCAGGCGGAAATGGCCTTCGAGGCGGACGAAGTGCCTGTGGGCGCGGTTGCGGTTTACAAAAACAAAATCATTGCCAAGGCGCATAACCAGATGCGCACGTTGAAGGATCCGACAGCTCACGCCGAAATGATCGCCATCACGCAAGCGGCAAATTATCTGCAGGCTGAAAGGCTCCTTGACGTGGATTTCTATGTCACCCTTGAGCCCTGTGCCATGTGCGCGGGCGCCATGGTTTGGGCTAGGATCCACCGGCTCGTTTACGGGGCAGCGGATCTCAAGGCCGGGGCCTGCGGATCCGTGCTCAACCTGTTGCAGCATCCGGAACTCAATCATCGAGTCGAGCTGGTGCCGGCCATTTGTGCCGAAGAATGCGGCGCCTTGATGACGGAGTTCTTCCGGCAGAAACGTGTTGAGGACTTGGGGCGCAATAACTAA
- a CDS encoding S26 family signal peptidase, which translates to MGEISTGVISGSSMMPYLKTGYQLKIIKVDPSEIKISDIVVFGRDNPTCHRVVGVVTLFGRRFFLQRGDNSRAGGVCTPKSVVGKVFYVADERGREIPLPRLDSRSSGWVQGLGAVLYVGAYQIKHWLFGTRANRLVGTLNDLCWRWFHWGSHPS; encoded by the coding sequence ATGGGTGAGATCTCCACAGGAGTGATTTCCGGATCGAGCATGATGCCATATCTCAAGACAGGATATCAACTTAAGATAATAAAGGTGGATCCGTCAGAGATTAAAATCTCCGATATTGTCGTGTTTGGCCGTGACAACCCGACTTGTCATCGGGTTGTCGGTGTGGTTACCCTCTTTGGAAGGAGATTCTTTCTGCAAAGGGGGGATAACAGCCGGGCCGGAGGGGTCTGTACTCCGAAGTCTGTGGTGGGCAAGGTGTTCTACGTTGCGGATGAACGTGGGCGTGAAATACCCTTGCCACGATTGGATTCACGGTCTTCAGGATGGGTGCAAGGGCTGGGAGCGGTGCTCTACGTTGGAGCTTATCAAATCAAACATTGGCTCTTCGGAACAAGAGCAAATCGACTGGTGGGCACCCTCAACGACCTTTGTTGGCGCTGGTTCCACTGGGGGAGTCATCCTTCGTGA